A stretch of DNA from Diospyros lotus cultivar Yz01 chromosome 14, ASM1463336v1, whole genome shotgun sequence:
tttctataaaatttttaacttttatttttatgtaaaaaattaaacttttagaaagaggaatttttttttaaaaaaaaatgcattatctaaaattttaatttagtaaagAAAACtgtaaaaactcttaaatacccaaattatttttattgtctaGATAATGTTGACAAGTAAAAAAGTTACGAAACACAAACTTAGAATTTAAAGAATTGATTATAAtgcacaaaaatttaaataatatctcaatctatttttattatttcaaaatcttGACAAATAAAAACTTAGAATTTACAATATTGCTACCCCAGTCTTGCACTTGATAATGTATAGTTGGATAGTTTCAAATTCTATATAACTAttccctttatttatttattttcacaatTCAATTCATAAGTCTTCAGCTGAAAACTAATATTTGCAGCAATTACAACCATACAAGCTTCCTTTTAGCTACATCAAATAGCTTGGGTGCATACAAATTAAGATTTCACCACAATGTTCGTAAAGAAACAAAGTTCATCTGTCGGTTTCACTTGAATTTGACGAAGATATGAATATCCCGCTGTCTTAGCAATAAGTAATTCCCAATTCCTTCCATTGGGTGGGTTCTATTTTCAAAGTATGTGGCGGTTTTGGCGATGGCCCGGCCACCATCTTTCAAGCCTGGGCAATGCATTATTGGAACCTCAACTTATGCTCCAGAGCAACAACATAGGCCAATTAGATATACCACTGAGGTTCTCTAGCTCACTGaaacgagaaaaaaaaaagtgacgAAAATGGGGTCAGCATGGAGCAAGGATTGCGAATGAAAGTAAAATACAACCTTATCTACACAAACCAAATAGGAAAATTGAAATGTGAATACTATTCAAGACAATAAGCATCCTTCCAACTCAATATGATGAGTCAGGTGAGGCGATACAAAAGGAGATGTTAAAAGTCTAAAGCATTCACAGATCGTTGggaaaacaaataataagaatataaaaGAGAGTAAAAAAGTTTATGCGTGACGTCAGTGAAAGAAGAGGAATTGGCATGGTATTGTAGGAAGCCAAGATGAAAATTACACAGGATTCAGTTTGCACGTGTTTGTTACGCCCATCAGAAGGCATGCAAAATTGTTTACAGAACCTAGAAGATTTGACTGTCGACCACTATATACTGTTAAACATATTGCTTTCAGGGTTTTATTGAACAACTACTAATTTTTTGGGCAAAAATATATCCTAAAGATAACTGAAGGAATGATTTTCAGGTTCTTTCcaacaattttttattgataaaaaattaaactagcAAAGCTATAAATATTCATTCATTTCGATGGTCCAAAGCAAAAACATATTAATGTGCATTAAATTTTACTTCCGTATTAATACTTAAGCCTTTATTTGATGAAGCATACTTctataaattctaataattatgAAGCTCATAACTCTCAATACCAAAATCCTTGGTCAACTATACCTATCTAGTCACAAAAATGTACAAGTAATTTAACTACAAGTACATTCAAATGGATTGCcactatttttttcctttccactGTACTAAATATATGACAAACACAAAAAAGGTGCATACCTAATGATTTTGTCTAGTTTAAAGTTTCATCCCTTTTGTATAATGCACAATTACGACAAAATATTCTAGAggaagatatatttttttcctactCATGAGAATTTATCCAGGGTATCAAGAGTTTCCAAAGTTGAGAAAACAAAACCACCTGCAGAGCCTACAAGACAAACTAGTTATGCACATCAAGTCCACTGGAAATCAGTCAATTGCCATCAAGTACCTCAAAATCACattctttgtttgtttgtttgtgggtATTCAGACCACATATGGACTGCCAAAGAAGCTCCTAAAAAGGCCTGTGGTCTAGGGAGTTTATTTAAacattgttttttaattaaaacattttttttttgtttataaagaattgttttttcaaaaaaggGACCAAATGGAACATGCTGGCACAGCAGCACAGTGTGGATTGGCTCAAAAAAATAGGTCATGCAGTCTTTGCACAACCCATTTGACATGTCTAGTCCCAACCATTCAATACAAGGTATTAGCTAATTATGTAATTTATGGAGAATGATTTATGTGGAATTCCTATACCTCTTTTGCTAGATAGTTGTTCCTTTCCATCTACTCTTCACAGGAAAGCCTCTACTgattctcacatgaccaaagcATTCTAATCGAGTCTTaggcatcttatcttcaatataaGTTACTtcaaccttattacaaataactcatttttagttttatcttttcttgtatagccattcatccatcttaacatcatCTCCagtatgctcatattttgcacatgctattttactgcccaacattctatgACATAAAACAAAGCTAGtcttgtaaaaatttatttttagcttTAATAGAATCTTACTATACATAAAATGCAAAATGCCTAAATCTTGTcgtaacatcctcattaatctccctgtttttttggataattgctccaagatatctaaactaatattttcttaactACTTGATTTTTCGATTTTACCATAATACCATtgatacttatatttttactaaatttacattccatatattcagtTTTCAATCTACTTAACTTAAAACCTCTATACTCTAAGGTGTGCCTCCATATCTTTGAGCTtctacatttttattaaacttacaTTTCTATCAAATATGAGTTAATTATACCAATACTAACTAAACTTTGCATTCGGTTACTACTTGGtaactaaactttaaaatgttacccgTTACTCACTCATCTTTCAAAAGCGTTTCTCATCCCTCACTCGTTAGCTCACCGTTGGTTGGGGCTAACGGCTATGCACACGTGTCAAACGGAAAACACACATGGTGCTGATGTGGCAAATAGTAAAAGTCATAGGCCGATTGTGTATTAACTGCCAATCATAAGCTGCCACATGACACAACCtcaaattcccccccccccccactctctctctctctctctctcacctcttGTTGTCACCCGCGTTTGCTACCTTCTTTCTAGCCACCATTCACCTCCAACACAGATGTCGTTGTTGCCGCCTCCATCGATGTTCACTGTAGTTGAAATGCAGCCACCGCCGCTGATGGCGGCGAATGTCGATGGAGGCAGCGGCGGCAGCATTTGCATCGGAGGCGAACGATGGCAGGTGCAACGGTGGCTTGAAGGAGGGTAGTAGACACAAGCGACAACcaaaggcgagagagagagaaggggggggggggggaggagaaaGGGTTTTATGGGGATTTGGGGTTGTGACACGTGGCAGCTTCTGATTGGCAGTTAATACACAATCAGCCTATGACTTTTACTGTTTGCCACATCAACATCACGTGTGTTTTCCGTTTGACACGTGTGCATAACCATTAGCCCCAACCAACAATGAGCTAACGAGTGAGGGATAAGAAATGCttttgaaatataagtaatgggtaacattttaaaattcagttaCCAAGTAGTAACCGAGTGCAAAGTTCAGTTAGCATTGGTGTAATTAACTCtatcaaatatatacaaatatatttaggTCATGAAGATATAAACATAGCAACAATCATTTAAAAAACCACTAGAGGAGGCTAATTCAAAAGTTTATCTTCAGTCCTTCCTTAGAGGCAGTAAGAATGTAccaaacaatataaataaaatagaaacatgctataaatagtaataaataacTCACCAGTTCATGCAGCAAATTTGTTAGAGAGAATGTGACTGATGAAGACTGATCTCTTCAAGGAGGAGAGATCTATCACTGTTGATTTCACCAAAGCATATACATAGGTGTTTCTCAAAACTCATAAGGTCACTAAAGAAAATACGATGGTCCTTCTGAAGCTGTTTTGCAACCTCACTGATGAGATACCTGTCCCTGCCTATTTTTAATCCAAGCCGAACAAGATTTTTATCACTTTCAACAGAATCATACAAATGTTTAaccaaaatttcaattgttttgagGTGATTGTGCAGGAAGTATGTGCCCTTGGCAGCAGCATCAAGCTGTGGCAGATGGGCCTGCTCCTTTTTAGCAATCTTGAAAGGGATTACAGAGAGTAATGGTCCTGCAACAAAGGAATGAAAGCATGAGAATCTATGGCCACAGAACATATGTACACACCAAGAACAGTACCTTTGAAACAAATGAAGCAAGAGGCAGGACAACAAAGGAGGTCGGCCCTAGAGGCGGACTTGGCAAGCCGGTTATGACGTTCATTCAGTGGGGAGAAGCAGTGCATGTTTTCGAAGTTGAGGGAATTGGGGTCTGGGAAGGGGTTGTCAAGGTAATCAAATTGAAGGAAAGTGTCGAAAGCCTTCTCACATTGAGATTCAGAGAGGGAGTTAGGATCCGAATCTAGGGGAAGACTGTGGAGAAGGTAATGTATATCATGGTAAAGGAAACGAGCACGGCGTGCACTATCATGGAGTAGGATGCATAGATGGAAAGCGTCTTCACTCTGTTTAAAATAGGCAGAGGCAAGTTGAGTAGGGGTGCTAGGTCTGACATGCTGAAGTGCCTCTTGGGCACTCTCTCGGCTGGGCTTAAGGACCGGCACCAATATCTGTTGTTCTTCATGGACTTCCCCTTGCACTAAGTCTGGGTTTTCACAAGACAAGTTTTCAGGATGAATGACAGGCCATATCTCACTGCAGATATGGTTAAAGACACGGTTGTATTCACGAGTAATATTGACAGTTGTAGAGGGTTGAGTGCTTGGATTTGGTGTAACATCAACTGAACTCCCTGCAGTTTATTCATGCATTTACAAAAACACATTAGAAATTGCCCATCTTTAATATGAAATAAATCAGGGAGTGAAAACTTGAAATCTACCCTGTAGATGAAAGCAGCACAAACAGGAGTGTAGTCTTCTTGCTGAAGAAGATGACATCACATACTGTATCATTAGACTGTCCCTCCAACTGTGGGGAATAGCAAAAATCAATGAACCATAAGTTTTGGCATGGGCATCCAGTGAAAAACTCATAGCATTATGGCTgatttaaaaacagtaaaacaCAATGGATGATCTAAAAGAAAGATGTTAGTTTCAAGTCTTTTGAACAAAGATGCTTGGCTCAATGTCTAAAGGTGTTCCCAAATCATGAGACTCACTGCTTTACAAGGGCAGGGATGGCAATGGGTTGGGTATGGGTGGGGAAACCATAACACATACCCAACCCATTAAGAAGCAGGATTTGAATAAATTAGTGGTAAAGttggaaaaattaattttaggggCTGAAACTGGGTTTGGAAGTGCCTCgggggggagggaggggggggccTTCTAGGCAGCACACAGAAGGTTCCATAGGTAACACACCTAGGGTTAGAATTGTGTCTGTCATGGCCTAGCCTGACAATATTCTATCTCCCAATTCCGATATGAATTACAAGAACCCAATACCCGAACAGGAAGCAGTaacagagagaaaagaagagtgaGAGCAATCAGAGggaagaacaagagagagaacgagagagagaactaAGAATTGGAGGGGAGAATAATAGGAATTCCAATTTTCATTCATATCATTTCTCTCGTTTGTGTAGGCAGATATACCCCCAGTGTCTAAGAGGAGAGATTCTCCTGTCAGGTGGGCCCTACTCTTCTAACAAACTTGAGATTCTCTAACCATCTCTGCACATGGCAGTAACTACCTTCTTCTAGAACTTACAGCAGTAAAAATAAGAGGCTATTACTATCTAAAGAACTACAACAACAGAACAGTAAATAGCAACAacagaaatttttaaaaaaataggctTGGAGAGCTCTTCTCGTGACATTTCCCCTGCCTTAacaattttcttgtcctcaagaaatgttaaGGAGACTAGCCATTCTTAGAAATTGCTTGAGAAGATCCGGTAGATACTCCCCCAGGTGTTGTCTTCCAAGGGTTTTCCCTGCCACTTGACCAACACTTGCATGAGGGGAGCTCCATGTTTGTAGATCACTCTCTTCTCCAAAATAACTTCAGGTTCCTCTACTTGTCCAACCTCCATAGCGATGAAGGGTAAAGCAGCACTCACTGGTTGTTCTCCCACTGCCTTCTCAAGGagagaaacatgaaatataGGGTGAATAAGTGACCCTACGGGCAACCGTAGTCGATATGCCACCTTCCCCACCT
This window harbors:
- the LOC127790161 gene encoding UPF0496 protein At3g19330-like, with amino-acid sequence MSFSLDAHAKTYGSLIFAIPHSWRDSLMIQYVMSSSSARRLHSWSSVDVTPNPSTQPSTTVNITREYNRVFNHICSEIWPVIHPENLSCENPDLVQGEVHEEQQILVPVLKPSRESAQEALQHVRPSTPTQLASAYFKQSEDAFHLCILLHDSARRARFLYHDIHYLLHSLPLDSDPNSLSESQCEKAFDTFLQFDYLDNPFPDPNSLNFENMHCFSPLNERHNRLAKSASRADLLCCPASCFICFKGPLLSVIPFKIAKKEQAHLPQLDAAAKGTYFLHNHLKTIEILVKHLYDSVESDKNLVRLGLKIGRDRYLISEVAKQLQKDHRIFFSDLMSFEKHLCICFGEINSDRSLLLEEISLHQSHSL